A single genomic interval of Sinorhizobium garamanticum harbors:
- a CDS encoding HlyU family transcriptional regulator: MASFFSKLFGFSGGSKEEAAQAVGKTESYGDCLIRATPMREGPQYRLAGSIEKTMPDATVKVRTFIRADLFASEQDAIDAALRKGRQIVDEQRSSLFEDDSPSRPV, translated from the coding sequence ATGGCATCGTTTTTCTCGAAATTGTTCGGCTTCTCCGGTGGCTCCAAAGAAGAAGCGGCGCAGGCCGTTGGCAAGACGGAATCCTATGGGGATTGCTTGATCCGCGCGACTCCCATGCGGGAGGGGCCGCAATATCGCCTGGCAGGCAGCATCGAAAAGACAATGCCCGATGCCACCGTGAAGGTGCGCACCTTCATTCGCGCCGATCTTTTCGCGTCCGAACAGGACGCCATCGATGCGGCTCTGCGAAAGGGTCGACAGATCGTCGACGAGCAACGCTCCTCACTCTTTGAGGACGACTCGCCATCCCGGCCGGTTTAG